One genomic region from Jilunia laotingensis encodes:
- a CDS encoding S8 family peptidase — translation MRTLFLFLLCIIFSIVGYSQSKMSTNTSLLLMSLKHDTLSIENSKKIDKRFAVRKLGNARYVNAFIHLSETDAIFNALRELEVKVNSRFSGLITACVPINKIEAIAMLDDVKYVETGTPVTIMMDNARTDMKIDELHSGVDLPHPFLGTGVIVGVVDLGIEYGHVNFWNYDQSELRVKRVWNHYDTTGTPPQGFNYGTELTTKDEILNAKYDTDINLHGTHVAGIAAGADTISNKFYGVAGDADLVFVGYDIQRDGMDNVGICDGMKYIFDYAASVDKPCVINLSLGSYLGSHDGTSTFDKLTDSMVGKGKIVVEAAGNASGKQSHISKTFTSELSDSLSSFLGWRISNSREVDIWGDEGMKFTIQLYAYNSSDKIVKKTFDVIDASLETGNEKIYKLNGYNGIKGTLSVVSEINPLNGKPHVFISPDFNRIVGSNYIGFTIRAYSFGRVDAWANEDTYFTDLNVSGYTKGDEQGSISDFACGKRNISVGAYVTKNSYIDCDGKEYDTENSMGDIAPFSSLGPTSDGRMKPDVTAPGAAIVSSVSSYCIFHESYPVINKKIWNDQIYFYNVMEGTSMASPCVAGVVATWLQANNNLTPEDVKSILKKTSIQDSFTGRLPEEGSNTWGYGKLNAWEGVKECLKMNPEGIESETVKPVIILSNDSNGFNLLFTQPSDHTKISVFDINGRQIYDRQINGVGSGEEIPIRLEGVSSGLYIVKVQSRQSSLVLKMILK, via the coding sequence ATGAGGACGTTATTTTTGTTTTTACTATGTATTATATTTAGTATTGTAGGGTATTCTCAGTCTAAAATGTCGACAAATACTTCTTTGTTGCTAATGTCATTGAAGCATGATACTCTATCAATTGAGAATTCGAAGAAAATCGATAAGCGTTTTGCCGTTCGTAAGCTCGGAAATGCAAGATATGTCAATGCATTCATTCATTTATCAGAGACAGATGCTATTTTTAATGCACTAAGAGAACTGGAAGTAAAGGTTAATTCGAGATTCTCGGGTCTAATCACTGCATGTGTTCCTATTAATAAAATAGAAGCGATTGCTATGCTTGATGATGTGAAGTATGTTGAAACCGGAACTCCTGTAACTATAATGATGGATAATGCTCGCACTGACATGAAAATTGATGAATTACATTCAGGTGTAGATTTACCCCATCCTTTTCTTGGAACTGGAGTTATTGTAGGAGTAGTTGACTTAGGTATTGAATATGGACATGTTAATTTCTGGAATTATGATCAATCGGAATTAAGAGTGAAAAGAGTATGGAATCATTACGACACTACAGGTACCCCTCCACAAGGATTTAATTATGGTACGGAACTTACAACAAAAGATGAAATTCTCAATGCCAAATATGATACTGACATAAATTTGCATGGCACCCATGTAGCTGGAATTGCTGCCGGTGCAGATACTATTAGTAATAAATTCTATGGAGTAGCCGGAGATGCGGACCTTGTTTTTGTGGGTTATGATATACAACGCGATGGTATGGATAACGTTGGTATCTGTGATGGCATGAAATATATATTTGATTATGCAGCTTCTGTCGATAAACCATGTGTCATCAATTTAAGCCTTGGATCTTATCTCGGTTCGCACGATGGAACATCTACATTTGATAAACTTACCGACAGCATGGTAGGTAAAGGCAAAATTGTGGTTGAAGCAGCAGGCAATGCGTCTGGAAAGCAAAGTCACATATCTAAAACTTTCACATCTGAACTTTCTGATTCATTGAGTTCATTTTTAGGTTGGAGAATATCGAATAGTAGAGAAGTTGATATTTGGGGAGATGAGGGGATGAAATTCACCATTCAATTATATGCATATAATAGTAGTGATAAGATTGTTAAAAAGACATTTGATGTAATCGATGCTTCTCTTGAGACGGGAAATGAAAAGATTTATAAATTAAATGGTTATAACGGGATTAAGGGAACACTTTCCGTTGTTTCGGAAATAAATCCTTTGAACGGTAAACCTCATGTCTTTATTTCACCCGATTTTAATCGTATAGTAGGATCTAATTATATTGGTTTTACGATTCGAGCATATAGTTTCGGTAGAGTAGATGCTTGGGCTAATGAAGATACATACTTTACTGATCTCAATGTCTCAGGTTATACGAAAGGTGATGAACAAGGGTCTATTTCTGATTTTGCATGTGGAAAAAGAAATATTTCGGTAGGAGCTTATGTCACAAAAAATAGTTATATAGATTGTGATGGTAAAGAGTACGATACAGAAAATTCGATGGGTGACATCGCTCCTTTTTCTTCTTTAGGACCTACTTCGGATGGCAGAATGAAACCGGACGTAACAGCTCCGGGAGCAGCGATCGTTTCATCTGTTTCTAGTTATTGCATTTTTCATGAATCCTATCCTGTTATTAACAAAAAGATATGGAATGACCAGATTTACTTTTATAATGTGATGGAAGGTACTTCTATGGCTTCCCCTTGTGTGGCGGGAGTTGTGGCTACTTGGTTACAGGCAAATAATAATCTGACTCCGGAAGACGTTAAAAGTATCTTGAAAAAGACTTCGATTCAAGATTCTTTTACCGGCCGGTTGCCGGAGGAAGGAAGCAACACGTGGGGATATGGCAAGCTCAATGCTTGGGAAGGTGTCAAGGAATGTTTGAAAATGAATCCTGAAGGAATAGAGTCCGAAACAGTAAAACCTGTGATTATCCTATCCAATGATAGTAATGGTTTTAATCTGCT
- a CDS encoding S8 family peptidase: MKNSLLFFLLGISLSLVGYSQSKMSTNTSLLLMSLKHDTLSIENSKKIDKRFAVHKLGNERYVNAFIHLSDAGQAYSALEELGVKVNSKFTGVITASVPVNEIESIAALDCVTYIEIGTPVSGLMDNARAAMQADDVRLGVDLPHSFLGTGVIVGVVDLGIEYGHVNFWNYDRTELRVKRVWNQFDSTGIPPKGLHYGTELTSGDEILNAKYDTDSSLHGTHVAGIAAGADTINNKYYGIAGDADLAFVSYNGELDGWDNINICDGIKYLFDYADSANKPCVVNLSLGCSLGSHDGTSTFSRITDSMVGKGRIVVAAAGNSTGQKEHISKTFTPEIEDSLSTFLKFRMHHETQVDIWGDKGMRYTIRLFIYDDNKRKITKYFDILDASSETGNERVYTFSDSDKEGLEGQISIVSELNPINGKPHVLISTDLPVIKNYIGFTIRPVTAGKIDVWAESTKASLTNFDRVGYMEGGDQGTVSDLVCGDRVIAVGAYVTKNNYVDCDGRKYKSNQTIDGIASFSSLGPTSDGRIKPDVTAPGTTVISSVSSYFEYIPYDLVPIINKTNWNDQPYYYSAKQGTSMASPCVAGVVATWLQANNNLTPEDVKSILKKTSIQDSFTGRLPEDGSNTWGYGKLNAWEGVKECLKMNPEGIESETVKPVIILSNDSNGFNLLFTQSSDHTKISVFDINGRQIYDRQINGVGSGEEIPIRLEGVSSGLYIVKVQSRQSSLVLKMILK, encoded by the coding sequence ATGAAAAACAGTCTTTTATTCTTTTTATTAGGTATTTCATTGAGCCTTGTTGGATATTCTCAGTCTAAAATGTCCACAAACACTTCCTTGCTGTTAATGTCATTGAAGCATGATACTCTATCAATTGAGAATTCGAAGAAAATCGATAAGCGTTTTGCCGTTCATAAACTCGGAAATGAAAGATATGTCAATGCATTTATTCATTTATCGGATGCAGGTCAAGCTTATTCCGCATTAGAGGAACTTGGAGTGAAAGTGAATTCTAAGTTCACGGGTGTAATTACAGCGAGTGTTCCGGTCAATGAAATTGAAAGCATTGCCGCCCTCGATTGTGTTACTTATATTGAAATCGGAACTCCTGTGTCTGGTTTAATGGACAATGCCCGTGCTGCTATGCAGGCGGATGATGTAAGACTAGGAGTGGATTTACCTCATTCATTCCTTGGGACGGGAGTGATTGTAGGAGTGGTCGATTTGGGTATTGAATATGGTCATGTTAATTTTTGGAATTATGATCGTACCGAATTGAGGGTAAAAAGGGTCTGGAATCAATTTGATTCTACTGGAATTCCTCCGAAAGGTCTTCATTATGGCACGGAACTTACAAGTGGAGATGAAATTCTCAATGCTAAATATGATACGGATAGTAGTCTGCATGGTACGCATGTCGCGGGGATTGCTGCCGGTGCAGACACGATTAATAATAAATATTATGGAATAGCTGGTGATGCGGATTTGGCTTTTGTGAGTTATAATGGCGAACTTGATGGATGGGATAATATAAACATTTGTGACGGGATAAAATATCTCTTTGATTATGCTGATTCTGCTAACAAGCCTTGTGTCGTTAATTTGAGCTTGGGATGTAGTTTGGGATCTCATGATGGGACTTCTACTTTTAGCAGAATCACCGACAGTATGGTAGGTAAAGGTAGAATAGTGGTTGCGGCAGCAGGAAACTCAACCGGACAGAAAGAGCATATCTCTAAGACATTTACACCCGAAATAGAAGATTCATTAAGTACTTTCTTAAAGTTTCGGATGCATCATGAAACGCAAGTAGATATATGGGGGGATAAAGGGATGAGATATACCATTAGGCTTTTTATTTATGATGATAATAAAAGGAAAATAACAAAGTATTTTGATATATTGGACGCATCTTCTGAAACCGGTAATGAGAGGGTTTATACGTTTAGTGACAGTGATAAAGAAGGGCTTGAAGGGCAAATATCTATCGTATCAGAATTAAATCCGATTAACGGTAAACCTCATGTGCTTATTTCAACAGATCTTCCGGTTATCAAGAATTATATTGGATTCACTATTCGTCCTGTTACGGCAGGAAAAATAGATGTTTGGGCGGAATCTACAAAAGCATCTCTAACAAATTTTGACCGTGTGGGCTATATGGAAGGTGGTGATCAGGGTACGGTTTCTGACTTAGTATGTGGAGATAGGGTGATCGCTGTCGGAGCCTATGTCACTAAAAATAATTATGTCGATTGTGATGGGAGAAAATATAAAAGTAATCAAACAATTGATGGAATCGCCTCTTTTTCTTCTTTAGGCCCGACTTCCGATGGACGAATAAAGCCGGACGTAACGGCTCCCGGAACAACTGTAATTTCTTCTGTTTCGAGCTATTTTGAATACATTCCGTATGATTTAGTACCAATAATTAATAAAACAAACTGGAATGACCAGCCTTATTATTATTCTGCGAAACAGGGCACTTCTATGGCTTCCCCTTGTGTGGCGGGAGTTGTGGCTACTTGGCTACAGGCAAATAATAATCTGACTCCGGAAGACGTTAAAAGTATTTTGAAAAAGACTTCGATTCAAGATTCTTTTACCGGCCGGTTGCCGGAGGACGGAAGCAACACGTGGGGATATGGCAAGCTCAATGCCTGGGAAGGTGTCAAGGAATGTTTGAAAATGAATCCTGAAGGAATAGAGTCCGAAACAGTAAAACCTGTGATTATCCTATCCAATGATAGTAATGGTTTTAATCTGCTGTTTACTCAGTCGTCCGACCATACTAAGATATCCGTTTTCGATATAAATGGGAGACAAATCTATGACAGGCAAATCAATGGCGTTGGCTCGGGGGAGGAAATTCCAATTCGGTTAGAAGGGGTATCGTCCGGACTTTATATTGTAAAAGTTCAAAGTCGGCAAAGCTCACTCGTATTGAAAATGATATTGAAATAA
- a CDS encoding S8 family peptidase: MKSVWLLILFITFSIVGYSQSKMSTNTSLLLMSLKHDTLSENYSKRIDKRFAVRMLGNERYVNAFIHLSDADKAYPALEELGVKVNSKFTGVITASVPVNEIESIAALDYVTYIEVGTPVHDLMDNARVAIQADDVRQGIDLPHPFLGTGVIVGVVDMGLEYGNPNFYNYDKTELRVKRVWDQQNSTGTSPEGFHYGTEFTTEDDILNAEYDTDSECHGTHVAGIAAGADTIDNVFYGIAGDADLAFVGYNGEFDGWDNISICDGIKYIFDYATSVNKPCVVNLSLGAWFGPRDGTSTFDKLTDSMQGEGRIVVAAASNEGDLPNHISKTFSSESNDSLSSFTKFSIATEGFVEIWGERGMKYTIQLFSYNIVDKKVRTYFDRIDASLEAGNEKIYSFTDRYKEGFEGEVSIVSEISPLNGKPHVTISQNFHLLIGGNYIGFTIRPITSGTVHAWVDDENGMTFTNLGINGYTSGDGKNSITEIGSGKRIVTVGAYVTRNSYTDMKGKNHNSGEIKGDIASFSSLGPTPDGRIKPEVTAPGSMVVSSISSYYDHLRSETILYKKEWNGRECYYAAKQGTSMATPCVAGAVATWLQANNNLTPEDVKSILKKTSIQDSFTGRLPEDGSNTWGYGKLNAWEGVKECLKMNPEGIESETVKPVIILSNDSNGFNLLFTQPSDHTKISVFDINGRQINDRQINGVGSGEEIPIRLEGVSSGLYIVKVISGYYSFVSKVILK, from the coding sequence ATGAAAAGTGTATGGCTCCTTATTTTATTTATCACATTTAGTATTGTTGGATACTCTCAGTCTAAAATGTCCACAAACACCTCCTTGTTGTTAATGTCATTGAAGCACGATACGCTGTCGGAAAATTATTCGAAGAGGATCGATAAACGTTTTGCTGTTCGTATGCTGGGAAATGAAAGATATGTCAATGCTTTTATTCATTTATCGGATGCAGATAAAGCTTATCCTGCGTTAGAGGAACTTGGAGTGAAAGTGAATTCTAAGTTTACGGGTGTAATCACAGCGAGTGTTCCGGTCAATGAAATTGAAAGTATTGCTGCCCTCGATTATGTTACTTATATAGAAGTCGGAACTCCTGTACATGACTTAATGGACAATGCCCGTGTTGCTATTCAGGCGGACGATGTAAGACAGGGGATAGATTTACCTCACCCGTTTCTTGGGACAGGAGTGATTGTGGGAGTGGTCGATATGGGCCTTGAATACGGGAATCCTAATTTCTATAATTATGATAAAACTGAATTGAGAGTTAAAAGGGTATGGGACCAGCAGAATTCCACAGGAACTTCTCCGGAAGGTTTTCATTATGGCACGGAATTTACTACCGAAGATGATATCCTCAATGCTGAATATGATACGGATTCCGAATGCCATGGTACGCATGTTGCTGGAATTGCTGCAGGTGCAGATACGATTGATAATGTATTTTATGGAATAGCTGGTGATGCGGATTTGGCTTTTGTGGGTTATAATGGAGAATTTGATGGATGGGATAATATAAGTATTTGTGATGGAATCAAATATATCTTTGATTATGCTACTTCGGTAAATAAACCTTGCGTTGTAAATCTAAGTTTAGGAGCATGGTTTGGACCTCGTGATGGAACCTCAACTTTTGACAAACTTACTGATAGCATGCAGGGGGAAGGTCGGATAGTTGTTGCTGCTGCAAGTAATGAAGGCGATTTACCGAACCATATATCTAAGACTTTTTCTTCTGAATCGAATGATTCATTGAGTTCTTTCACGAAATTTTCGATTGCTACGGAAGGTTTTGTCGAAATTTGGGGCGAAAGAGGAATGAAATATACTATCCAATTATTCTCATACAATATTGTTGATAAAAAGGTTCGAACCTATTTTGATAGAATAGATGCGTCTTTGGAAGCAGGGAATGAAAAGATTTATTCGTTTACGGATAGATATAAAGAAGGATTTGAAGGTGAAGTGTCCATCGTTTCCGAAATAAGTCCGCTGAATGGTAAGCCGCATGTAACTATTTCGCAAAACTTTCATCTATTGATAGGAGGGAATTATATTGGATTTACCATTCGCCCCATTACCTCGGGAACTGTACATGCTTGGGTTGATGACGAGAATGGTATGACTTTTACAAATCTTGGTATCAATGGATATACGAGTGGAGATGGAAAAAACTCTATTACTGAGATTGGCAGTGGGAAAAGGATTGTGACTGTTGGGGCTTATGTCACTAGGAATAGTTATACCGATATGAAGGGTAAGAATCATAATTCAGGGGAAATAAAAGGGGATATTGCTTCTTTTTCTTCATTAGGTCCAACTCCGGATGGTAGAATAAAACCAGAAGTGACTGCACCCGGTTCAATGGTTGTTTCTTCTATTTCAAGTTATTACGATCATTTAAGGTCTGAAACTATTTTGTATAAGAAAGAATGGAACGGTCGAGAGTGTTACTATGCAGCGAAACAGGGCACTTCCATGGCTACTCCTTGTGTAGCGGGTGCTGTGGCTACTTGGCTACAGGCAAATAATAATCTGACTCCGGAAGACGTCAAAAGTATCTTGAAAAAGACTTCGATTCAAGATTCTTTTACCGGCCGGTTGCCGGAGGACGGAAGCAACACGTGGGGATATGGCAAGCTCAATGCCTGGGAAGGTGTCAAGGAATGTTTGAAAATGAATCCTGAAGGAATAGAGTCCGAAACAGTAAAACCTGTGATTATCCTATCCAATGATAGTAATGGTTTTAATCTGCTGTTTACTCAGCCGTCTGATCATACTAAGATATCCGTTTTCGATATAAATGGGAGACAAATCAATGACAGGCAAATCAATGGCGTTGGTTCAGGGGAGGAAATTCCAATTCGGCTGGAAGGGGTATCATCCGGACTTTATATTGTAAAAGTTATAAGCGGATACTATTCATTCGTATCAAAAGTGATATTGAAATAG
- a CDS encoding YIP1 family protein yields MKKQTLNVILNPFIRIAGMKALTWGALGLMASTLLSWASGYHYHGLLHFGPAPNPAWWCYLTEHLIVWLVPSMLFYLGGIIFSHSKIRLVDVLGTVLFAQIPMIVMNLIYCLPPMRVLEQITPETAPAQLLSTPDFHIAILLSMVCLPFLIITLIWMVLALKVSCNLKKAGLWIVGFVGIIGGDIICRWLIGQLY; encoded by the coding sequence ATGAAGAAACAAACTTTAAATGTAATACTTAATCCGTTTATACGTATTGCCGGAATGAAAGCACTGACATGGGGAGCATTAGGTTTGATGGCATCCACGTTGTTGAGTTGGGCATCTGGTTACCATTATCATGGATTACTTCATTTCGGCCCTGCACCCAATCCGGCTTGGTGGTGCTATCTTACAGAACATCTGATTGTATGGTTGGTCCCATCGATGTTGTTTTATTTGGGTGGAATAATCTTCTCTCATTCTAAAATCCGCTTGGTGGATGTGTTGGGGACTGTCCTTTTTGCACAGATACCGATGATTGTTATGAATCTTATATATTGTTTGCCTCCTATGCGGGTGTTGGAGCAAATTACACCGGAAACTGCTCCTGCGCAACTTCTTTCGACTCCTGATTTTCATATTGCAATTCTGTTGTCAATGGTCTGTTTGCCTTTTCTGATAATTACTCTTATCTGGATGGTTCTGGCATTGAAAGTATCCTGTAATTTGAAAAAGGCAGGTTTGTGGATTGTTGGTTTTGTAGGTATCATTGGTGGCGATATCATTTGCAGGTGGCTGATAGGACAGCTTTATTAA
- a CDS encoding DUF2089 domain-containing protein, producing MANEIKKRLPLQCPACESLLRVSRLFCGQCGTEVCGSFELPLLARLSEKEQQFIIDFVKSSGSLKDMAKNIGVSYPTMRNMLDDLIEKLIKIEKQ from the coding sequence ATGGCGAATGAAATAAAAAAACGTTTACCTTTACAATGTCCCGCTTGCGAATCTCTATTGAGGGTGAGCCGCTTGTTTTGTGGACAATGCGGGACGGAAGTATGTGGTAGTTTTGAATTACCTCTGCTTGCCCGTTTGTCGGAAAAAGAACAGCAGTTTATTATTGACTTTGTTAAGTCGAGTGGGAGTTTGAAGGATATGGCTAAAAACATAGGAGTCAGTTATCCCACCATGCGCAATATGCTTGACGATTTAATTGAAAAACTTATAAAGATAGAGAAACAATGA
- a CDS encoding alpha/beta hydrolase family protein, with the protein MKRISFALITLFSFYSLICHAQMALPNEEDVTLTTKEGSINGKLLIPNSEKSCPVVILIAGSGPTDMDGNSPVIKGKNNSLKYLAEGLAGYGIASLRFDKRGIASSAAAGKEESKLVFEDYVNDVIAWIDYLARDQRFSGISVAGHSEGSLIGMLACQSRPKVKGFVSLAGAGRPAYEILEEQVSSQPDMIKKEVASINASLRAGRQVGDISAYMQALFRPSVQPYLISWYKYNPQEVIASLKMPVLIIQGEKDIQVSVNDAELLKKARPDAELLLINTMNHVLKDCDTMDMQKQMVTYGDPALPVNAKLMSTLTTFVKGHR; encoded by the coding sequence ATGAAACGTATCAGTTTTGCTTTAATCACTTTGTTCTCTTTTTATTCGCTTATTTGCCATGCGCAGATGGCTTTACCAAATGAAGAGGATGTAACCCTTACTACGAAAGAAGGATCTATTAATGGAAAGTTGCTTATCCCCAATAGTGAAAAGTCGTGTCCGGTAGTGATATTAATTGCCGGTTCGGGGCCGACTGATATGGACGGAAACTCACCGGTTATTAAAGGGAAAAATAACTCTTTGAAATATTTGGCAGAAGGATTGGCAGGGTACGGTATTGCTTCGTTACGTTTTGATAAACGTGGAATAGCAAGCAGTGCGGCAGCGGGTAAGGAAGAATCCAAATTAGTTTTTGAGGATTATGTCAACGATGTGATAGCTTGGATTGATTACCTTGCTCGAGATCAGCGTTTTTCAGGCATCTCGGTGGCAGGACATAGCGAAGGATCTCTGATCGGTATGCTGGCTTGTCAAAGTCGTCCTAAGGTGAAAGGGTTTGTTTCATTGGCAGGAGCCGGTCGTCCGGCCTATGAAATTTTGGAAGAACAGGTCTCTTCACAGCCGGATATGATAAAGAAGGAGGTCGCTTCTATCAATGCATCGCTTAGAGCAGGTAGACAAGTGGGTGATATATCGGCATATATGCAGGCGTTGTTTCGTCCTTCCGTTCAGCCTTACTTGATTTCCTGGTATAAATATAATCCGCAAGAGGTGATTGCTTCTCTGAAAATGCCTGTGCTTATTATCCAGGGGGAAAAAGATATTCAAGTATCCGTAAATGATGCCGAATTGCTGAAAAAAGCAAGGCCGGATGCAGAGTTACTCTTGATCAACACAATGAACCATGTTTTAAAAGATTGTGATACGATGGATATGCAGAAGCAGATGGTTACATATGGCGATCCTGCATTGCCGGTGAATGCAAAATTGATGTCTACTTTAACAACCTTCGTGAAGGGCCACCGTTAA
- a CDS encoding RagB/SusD family nutrient uptake outer membrane protein has product MKKIYVMLLLGSVFLLTACDMLDIKPTGKVIPTTLAEYRALMASAYKYVPDTRGVVSFRSDEMFVKDDSWELDRYGKIERWDDFSAPGQTVAFEWKNFYSTIFNANYTIEHRHDITEGSEEEVNQLIGECYLLRAYMHFLLVNLYGQPYTRPGALDTKAVPLKLDSDINELLKRSTVAQIYESVIADIDEAEKLINKESWEENFKYRFTTLSVLSMRSRVLLYMGQWKEAYDAAEVVLAQKNTLEDFNAESYKLPNHYQSVENITALERGMNSNYNQAGVASEVLLSSYAEGDLRRDAYFKEPDKNGYRFSQKGGKDEFRCSFRVGEMYLNAAEAAAQSDKLPQARTRLLELMQKRYTPEVYVTKATEVNAMNKEALIQEILNERTRELAFEGHRWFDLRRTTRPRIEKVLKGETYILEQDDARYTLQIPRDAVAANPELAN; this is encoded by the coding sequence ATGAAAAAAATATATGTCATGTTATTGCTAGGCAGTGTATTCTTGCTGACTGCCTGCGATATGTTGGATATTAAGCCTACAGGAAAAGTAATTCCTACTACGCTGGCAGAGTATAGAGCTTTGATGGCTTCGGCTTATAAATATGTACCTGATACCCGGGGAGTGGTTAGTTTTCGTTCGGATGAAATGTTTGTAAAAGATGACAGTTGGGAACTCGACCGCTATGGGAAGATAGAACGTTGGGATGATTTTAGTGCGCCCGGGCAAACCGTTGCATTTGAATGGAAGAATTTTTATTCGACAATATTCAATGCTAATTATACGATAGAACACCGGCATGATATTACTGAGGGTAGTGAAGAAGAGGTGAACCAGTTGATTGGTGAATGCTATTTGCTCCGTGCCTACATGCATTTCCTGTTGGTAAATCTATATGGACAACCCTACACTCGGCCGGGAGCTTTGGATACCAAAGCGGTGCCTTTGAAACTGGACAGTGATATCAATGAATTGCTGAAGCGCAGCACAGTCGCTCAGATCTATGAGTCTGTCATTGCAGATATCGATGAAGCAGAAAAGCTGATCAATAAGGAGTCGTGGGAGGAGAACTTCAAATACCGTTTTACAACTTTGTCTGTTTTGTCCATGCGCTCTCGTGTACTCTTGTATATGGGGCAATGGAAAGAAGCCTACGATGCGGCCGAAGTCGTACTAGCCCAAAAGAATACTTTAGAAGACTTCAATGCGGAAAGTTATAAATTGCCTAATCATTATCAATCCGTTGAGAACATTACTGCGTTAGAACGTGGGATGAATTCCAATTACAATCAGGCAGGTGTGGCATCCGAGGTTCTTCTCTCGTCTTATGCTGAAGGTGATTTGCGTCGTGATGCTTATTTCAAGGAACCCGACAAGAATGGATATCGCTTTAGCCAAAAAGGTGGTAAAGATGAATTCCGTTGTTCGTTTCGCGTTGGAGAGATGTACTTGAATGCAGCCGAAGCGGCAGCTCAATCGGATAAATTGCCACAAGCTCGTACTCGTCTGTTAGAGTTAATGCAAAAACGTTACACACCGGAAGTATATGTAACTAAAGCGACAGAAGTCAATGCTATGAACAAAGAAGCATTGATACAGGAAATCCTGAATGAACGTACACGTGAACTAGCTTTCGAAGGGCATCGTTGGTTCGACCTTCGTCGTACTACTCGTCCGCGTATTGAAAAAGTCCTGAAAGGAGAGACTTATATACTTGAACAAGATGATGCACGTTATACGCTCCAAATTCCGAGAGATGCTGTTGCTGCCAATCCGGAATTAGCGAATTAA